TTCCTGCATATACCGAGTAAGACGCGTAGCCGTCATACGGCTTTAGTATATAGTTATCTTTATAAGTTCGTACCCTTTCATAATCGTCTTCTGTTATGAATTCTTCGGTAAAGGGGACATGTAATTGCAGAAATTCATTTTCTTCATCAGTTAAAAAGGCTCTTGTCTCACTCAATCTCAAGATTTTAAAGATGAGTTTGGAGTGCATAATCTGTGATCTGAATGAACCTATCATGACATATGCATCATCCAAGTATGCATCTAAAAATGGTTTTATTTCATCCTTTTTTTCCATTACATCCATGGTAACTGCTCTTCTATAGACTAGGTCAATTTTAAAGTCACCGCTGTAGATTGCTCCGTCTTTATATTCTATATCTCTTGGATCTACAATTTCGCATGGATATCCTGCGTTTTCATAGCACTCTTTGAATTTGATAAACTCGTTGGTGGTTCCCTTGTCGATAAAATCCACTATGGCTACATTTGGTTTTTGAATATCCGGTCTAGCCATATGGAATATTTCAATTGATTTTTTTACCCAAGAATCGAAAAGCTCGAATTGCTTTAATTCGTATTTTTCTTGATACTTTTTAAATCCACTGCTCTCAAGCATTATTCCGCCCAGCACCCAGTCTTCGTTCATGGCAGAAGAACCATCGGTATTGAATTCACAGAATTTATAGTCATCTATGCCATTGTAGAAAACATCATATCTGCAAATAGGAACGGGAATATCGTAACCCGGATTGTGCAGTATAAGTCTTTCCCAGTCCTCAGGAAACTTGAATAGCGCTCTATACTCCGGATTATTCACATACTCTTCGGTTACTTTTCTGGTGATTTCCATTAGTATTCCGGATATTTTCCTGAATTCGTTTAAATCATCCTCACCAATGAACATCCCCTGATAGGTTACCGGAATTGGTTTATTCTTATAGATGGCACTGGAGTTATTTACCTTCTCCTGCATCTCTAAAAAATCTTTATAGTATCCGGGATCGCTCTTTATTATATCCAAATAGTCATTGACCAATTCTCTATTAAACATTTTCCACCTCAATCTTCTCCATTTCAACTGCTGCTTTTAATCCATCTACATTATATATATCTCTAAAATCGTCTCTAGGATTCTTTCCTACTCCTGAGAGTTCCTCTATTGTTTCCAAATACTTTGCTTCATCTTCATCCAAACTGTCTTTTGCCATATAGATTAGCTGATTTGCCCAATCTACAAAACTTCTACCTAGATATTTCCCATTCATTCCATATTTTGAAGCACTTGTTTTACCGGCTTGAACATCGGCATAGCTTATGTCTTTAAATAATTCATCCAGTCTATCTAGGTTTTCATCTGAATACATCAAACCCTTTATAAGTGCTGCAGCTGA
The sequence above is a segment of the Peptoniphilaceae bacterium AMB_02 genome. Coding sequences within it:
- a CDS encoding glutathionylspermidine synthase family protein; translation: MFNRELVNDYLDIIKSDPGYYKDFLEMQEKVNNSSAIYKNKPIPVTYQGMFIGEDDLNEFRKISGILMEITRKVTEEYVNNPEYRALFKFPEDWERLILHNPGYDIPVPICRYDVFYNGIDDYKFCEFNTDGSSAMNEDWVLGGIMLESSGFKKYQEKYELKQFELFDSWVKKSIEIFHMARPDIQKPNVAIVDFIDKGTTNEFIKFKECYENAGYPCEIVDPRDIEYKDGAIYSGDFKIDLVYRRAVTMDVMEKKDEIKPFLDAYLDDAYVMIGSFRSQIMHSKLIFKILRLSETRAFLTDEENEFLQLHVPFTEEFITEDDYERVRTYKDNYILKPYDGYASYSVYAGKEHTREEWEGILRKLLGQNYIYQEYFEMNKIDFVEYDENGDLQIVPFAFVLGMFIYGEQFQGLYTRIGNEALISGARKYYTTPNFLVTKK